From one Culex quinquefasciatus strain JHB chromosome 3, VPISU_Cqui_1.0_pri_paternal, whole genome shotgun sequence genomic stretch:
- the LOC119770519 gene encoding uncharacterized protein LOC119770519 isoform X2, producing the protein MARFSIYAEKHLRSTYNNCYRVVVLEKTVPSKNLLKVRLIVWQRGLPRIRIRIKNAAEIDCRELVQIVQPPAFLLGMLGEADDKFDEVGIIPIISSRTDQCRGEIGDLDKSIVRITFVHTQPAGLLDDKQNPRPGFDCR; encoded by the exons ATGGCGAGATTTAGCATCTACGCGGAAAAGCATCTACGCAGCACCTACAATAACTGCTACCGGGTTGTGGTGCTGGAAAAG ACCGTCCCGTCGAAGAATTTGCTCAAGGTCCGCCTGATTGTATGGCAACGAGGCCTGCCTCGGATCCGGATTCGGATAAAGAACGCAGCGGAAATTGATTGCCGTGAGCTGGTGCAAATCGTTCAGCCACCGGCTTTCTTGTTGGGCATGCTGGGTGAAGCGGATGACAAGTTCGACGAGGTTGGAATTATTCCGATTATCTCGTCACGCACTGATCAGTGCCGTGGTGAGATTGGAGATCTG GACAAAAGCATCGTCCGAATTACGTTCGTTCATACGCAACCTGCCGGTCTACTCGATGACAAGCAAAATCCACGACCTGGATTCGACTGCCGGTAA
- the LOC119770519 gene encoding uncharacterized protein LOC119770519 isoform X1 translates to MARFSIYAEKHLRSTYNNCYRVVVLEKTVPSKNLLKVRLIVWQRGLPRIRIRIKNAAEIDCRELVQIVQPPAFLLGMLGEADDKFDEVGIIPIISSRTDQCRGEIGDLVCIDTSDDGSSLGLIDVNYWPHIPQDKSIVRITFVHTQPAGLLDDKQNPRPGFDCR, encoded by the exons ATGGCGAGATTTAGCATCTACGCGGAAAAGCATCTACGCAGCACCTACAATAACTGCTACCGGGTTGTGGTGCTGGAAAAG ACCGTCCCGTCGAAGAATTTGCTCAAGGTCCGCCTGATTGTATGGCAACGAGGCCTGCCTCGGATCCGGATTCGGATAAAGAACGCAGCGGAAATTGATTGCCGTGAGCTGGTGCAAATCGTTCAGCCACCGGCTTTCTTGTTGGGCATGCTGGGTGAAGCGGATGACAAGTTCGACGAGGTTGGAATTATTCCGATTATCTCGTCACGCACTGATCAGTGCCGTGGTGAGATTGGAGATCTGGTTTGTATCGATACCTCGGACGACGGTTCGTCCCTAGGGTTGATTGACGTTAACTACTGGCCGCATATCCCGCAGGACAAAAGCATCGTCCGAATTACGTTCGTTCATACGCAACCTGCCGGTCTACTCGATGACAAGCAAAATCCACGACCTGGATTCGACTGCCGGTAA